A stretch of DNA from Hirundo rustica isolate bHirRus1 chromosome 1, bHirRus1.pri.v3, whole genome shotgun sequence:
AAAGGGATTTGATGGAGCTGCTAGAAATGTCAGAAACTCACAGTTTGTTATCTGTGCACAGGAACAAGTGGCCTGATGTTaaaaaaggtggggggggggggagaggtgTGTGGGGGGAGAAGCCATTTCTGCTATAGGGCTGAAGCTCTGGTCCTAATCATTTAGTTGCTGCAAAGCACATGCCAAGGTTTCAGGCTTGGATCATTTCCTATGCACTTTGCAGAGTGGCAATTAGCAGCACAGTGGCATTAACAAGACAGCTTTAGGTGAGGTTTCAAAGTAAAAACATAAAGAATCCCTAAAAGACCAACTACTCGTAAAATGTGATAGGGGAGCTGTTGGCCTGATTTTTCAGAGGAGGGTGCAAGGCTTTGCCTGCAGGCAGCGTGACCATCAATCAGAGCCACCCACCACCTTCTACATGTCCCTGGCTCCTCCAAGGAGGGGAAACCTCCTGTCTTCTGCACTCGACCTTTGTGTTGCCTTTCCTGCATGGGGATGGATGCCACACATCTCCAAGTGCCCTCTCATCCACATTTGCAGTAAACACCCAGAACACCTGTTTGCTCTGACTCACCCACTCCTCATGCAGACTCTCCCTTTTTTTGACAGCAGACCTCACTCAGGTAGTATGTACTGCTAATATCCTTTCAGGACCATGTAATAACATGCCTTCTCTCCAATTCCTAACATCCTTCAATCAGCTCAGCCAGTGGGCTAACTGCTTACACTCCTGTGATTTATATAAGTGCAATTAATTTAAACTGCATCACTCCGGTGTTATGCTGGTGAAAATGCCCCGAGAGGGAGAACCTGACTGGTGAATCAGACCCTTTACTTttaacaaacacacaaaagaacAGATCCCGAGCCAGTGAAAATCTGCATGGCTCCATTCATTTCAACACACAGACTTAAACCAGCTCAAGGTCTGAATCACAGCTCATGTAACAGACTATTTAGATACAGACTAATGCCTCACATCCTGAAATGCTATGctttcccagagctggcaggggaCAAGGACTTGTCAGATGGAACAGAGATGAGAGGGAAGCAGGACTGCAAATGAAACcttttgaaaatgctttgtgGATTTCTTCATCTCTGTGGAGATGAGGAAAGTAATGGATTGTGCCTCTGCAAGTACTTTCTCTCTTTTGGAAAAACCGCCTCTGTTCCTTTTGCTCCAGCTGCAAAGCAAGTACCTGCAAAGTCCCTTTCTTTGCcactttccctttcctcccacaGCCTGGATGTCTTCTCTGCCACTTGGAAATCCATATACCACCTTTCACTAACAGACACCAAAGTCAGATGCTGAACAGATGAATCTTTTTAATCAGTTCTTGAAAATGGCTAACATTCCCTGCACTTGTTTTGGTATTCCCCAAGATTAAGAAGTCAGGCAGCTTGACAAAGCACTTTGCTCTTGCATGTCTTAACAGACAcattgggctttttttttttttttttttttttttttttttttttttttttttttttttttcttcccccttcacATCTATTCCAACACCTGCTGCAAAAACGGGCTGGGGTGGTCTCTGTCAAACACCCTCCACGCCTCctcccaagaggagagagagctCCGGCGTCACAGCAGCACGGCATGCCGGTATGTGCCCAGGCAGGTGGAGGTAATACACAGCgagggggggaaggggtggggaGCGCAGACCAAGAGTCAATCAGAGTGTAATTTGTGTTAGAAATTTACCAGCGTTCAGCTGTCCATATttccaaaatgcaaatattttaaaattaaaaaacctaTCTGTGGCTAAATATCTCCTCTAAATCAATCTAGATAACCAGAACACTCCGTGGCACATTTAAGAGGCTTTCATCTTAAATGAAATACATAACATAGATTATACCGCCATAGGAAATCAAGAGGTCCTGAAATATACTAATGGAGAAGGACATTTAAGAGACATTTAAATTACCCTGTCCATAATTTGGAGGAGGGGGGAGGGCTGCTTATCTATGCATCTTTTAACTGCTTTGGATAATTAGGAAAATTTCCTTGGCAGTGTCCTAAGAGGATAGGCAAAAGAGTGACATAACTACTCCCAAGGAAGGTAAGGTGGAGGTTTTGCATTCtgcagatttttaaagtaaaagagaAAGTATTCTTCAGATGAGCAGTCTGAAGCAGCATGCATATTATATAAATACTATCACCCTGCTCTGAAATATAATCCTCCCAAggcttctccctctccttgAATTCACTTGCAGTGTCTGTCTGGTCCTTCTGCCTGAAAGGGTGCAGGTTAGGGAGGCAGGCTGCTCGTTTCCAGCCTTTCCTAAACACAACTATTCAAAGACTGCTCCCGAATGGTGCAGGCACACATTCAGTTCAAAGCCTTCCATTAGGTCTTGTTATCTTGTAGtgtcgtgtgtgtgtgtgtttaccCCTTCTGCTCTTAGTGAACAGTTTGTCCCATTGTAAGTCTCATATCAAACATCTGGAAACCAGACTcgtttaaaagaaaaacaaaaagcaaaagaagaataaaaagaagaataaaaagaagaaaaggaggggaagaaaaaaaagaaaaggaggggaaggggggaaaatgcaggggaaaagaaaaaggtgggaggaagaaaaagacgTTTCAGTGCCTATGACTTATCCAGGTCtctgtcagaaagaaaaaaataaaaattatcttcaGCTGAATCAATAAACTGACctttattttcaagaattttGAGCAATACATTTTTGTGGACTGCAGTTCTACAGAGCCACTACAGAGCCACATCCCCCCACTTCGGAGCAGGGTAACGCGCTctgctggagctctttcccccGTTCACAGCTGTCTCCAGGGGGAGGAGCTGAAACCTGAACCAAACCCTCCGAGTGGGATTGGATCCCTAAACCAGCAGCCCCAGACCCCTCCCAGAAAAACAGCCTCTTTGGAAAAGCGCTTGAGAACATCCCGAAGCGATTGGAGGAGCGGAAAACCCTTCCCCCCTGCACCTGACTCGTGGGTATTTACGGCACTTTTCAAGGCGCCTCGGCACTGCCACTGCACAAGCGGGAGTGGATGGGCTGCGCGGGGCCGGCAGCGCCGTAGGGACCAGGAGCGGGACCGATGCGCCCGCAGTGACACCGCGTGTGCCTGTGCTGCGCCCCCGGGACCGCGACACCCACCCGCAAGGACAGAGAGTCTGCGAGAAGCACAAACGCCGCGTCCAAAATGCCACGCTCCTTCCTGGTCAAGAAGCATTTCAACTCGTCCAAGAAGCCGAATTACAGCGAGCTGGACACTCATACAGGTAACAAAACGAAATCCTGGTGCCGCCGCGTCGCTTCTGAGGCTGCGGTCGTTGCGTGGCAGTGCTGAGGAGGGGTGGGATTGCTCTGCAGGCTGGAGGGGACGGGTTAGTTCATTGCTTgctctgtgttctcctgctTACAAGGAGAGAGTTTTGAGAAATCCGTCAGTGCTGGCCAGAATGAATCGTGAAAGTTTGCTCATCCACTTGAACGCGAGTTACGTAGAAAGGATTTGCAGTTTTCCTGTTCTGTATCTGTTGGTGGTGGAATTGAAACTTTTGTTCAAATCCTTCAGGAAGTTTCACTGCTTCATTGTGTCAGGCTGCTCAGATTTAGAAGCAGCATGACGCCTTGAAGAGACTCTTCAGCTGCAATTTGCCTGTTCAAGGACACTGTCTCTACCCATCAGAACATATGCATGAAACGGTATTTCCTGAATCCCCTTTACACTCAGATTACTCTACCGAGTGTTTCGCTtatgcagctgcagcttttaATCCTCAAAGTGttaattttgctggtttttgaaGTATGCTTTGGTTCTCTTACCTTAAAATGTTCTTCTTTCTGCAGTGATTATATCCCCATACCTGTACGAAAGCTATCCAGTCCCAATCATACCACAGCCAGAGATCCTGAGCTCAGTAGCTTACAATCCCATTACTGTGTGGACTACAACTGGGCTGCTACCGTCTCCATTACCCAGTGACCTCTCTCCGCTTTCTGGATACCCCTCATCTTTGGGAAGAGTCAGCCCACCTCCACCTTCTGACACCTCCTCCAAAGATCACAGCGGTTCAGAAAGCCCCATTAGCGACGAAGAAGAGAGAATCCAGTCGAAGCTTTCTGACCCTCATGCAATCGAAGCTGAAAAGTTCCAGTGCAGTTTGTGCAACAAGACCTATTCGACTTTCTCTGGGTTGGCCAAGCACAAGCAGCTGCACTGTGATGCCCAGTCTAGGAAATCGTTCAGCTGCAAGTACTGTGACAAGGAGTATGTCAGCCTGGGAGCGCTTAAGATGCACATCAGGACCCACACGCTACCTTGTGTCTGCAAGATCTGCGGCAAGGCTTTCTCTAGACCCTGGCTACTTCAAGGACACATTAGAACTCACACTGGTAAGAGCAGGCGTTACATTTGCAGTTTCTTGTTGCTAAATCATCCGGATgccttttttgttatttttctcctcaggtggaaaaagcagcagcGTTTCTTAACTAACCTTGAAATGCATCCGCAGAATTTCAAATGAATCGTTAAAAGGCTAAATTGTCCCTCTtgcaggggaagggggaaggtgTGGGGGGTGGGTTTAGCATGGTCTCATAACTGCAGGCCAGGTACTGGAATAAATCAGCATTTCTTCCTTGATAATTTTAGGATGGTTTAAGCCCACTTCCACTAGCTGAAGCTTTTGCATCAAGTATTTTATGTTGACTTTTGGGCTTTGGAAATGGCTAATTTTGAGAAGGTTCCAGCTGACTCTGAAATCAGGCAGCAAGTAACAGGCAATGCATGAGGGGCTGCTTTCTGACTCCTTAAGCAGCTGGCAAGTTTTGCATGTGCTACCTCAAGTCCTTAAGAACTAGAAACCCATCATCAGCAAAGTGGTTGAGTTTTTTTCTATTGAGGCAAAAATGGGTTTTGAGTCTAACACTGGGTACAGTGTAATGTCTGTACAgctgtttgctgcttttcaggaaaAGCCCTTGTTCCCCAGTAATTCACACAGCACTAAGCATAAAAtgttctctgaaaatatttgaaaatgttggAAGGAGCCCAGTCTAAAAGTACTGCATGCACCTGTAGATGCAGAAGGTGTCAGCAGCTTGTTTTCAGAGACTGCACTTCACAACATATTCTCAATAGACTGGGGTAGTGCAAAAGAGCCAGCAGTGCTGAAAGCTGCTGTATCTGTGGCCtgattaacttttttttttttttcttataaaaagtaatttctgtttgttcttttttgtcttAGGATAAAAGCAGGTTTTACCTGTCCcaatcattttttcttttttttttttttttttttctttttaagatttatCCTATTTTCTCTTGATGTTTCCTTTGTAGGAGAGAAGCCATTTTCCTGTCCTCACTGCAACAGAGCTTTTGCAGACAGATCCAATCTGAGGGCTCATCTGCAGACCCACTCAGATGTGAAGAAATACCAGTGCAAAAATTGCTCCAAAACTTTCTCCAGAATGTCTCTTCTGCACAAACATGAGGAATCTGGCTGCTGTGTAGCACACTGAGTCATGCAGTCAATGTTTACCTGGACTTGATGCATTTCTCCACTTCTGTTCCAAATGATAAGTGGAAATCCAAAGGCGTTTTCTTGTCTACTTTTcagccaaaagaaaacaaaagcaaaaaacaaaagcaaaccaacaaaacaccaccaaacaagcaaacaaataaactaGTGGAAGAATTTAGAATGTCAGTAGAAATGAGCTTTAAGTAGTTTCTGTTCTGCCATACATTTGCATTCTTAAGTGTGAATTCTGAAATAGGGGGAAAGACGCCATGCGTGACATTTCAAGTAGACCTAAAGGAAGAAGCATTATCAGCTTTCTTTATAGATGAAGCCAAATGTAGGTCGTCTTTTCTTGCTTAGAAAAGGCTTCAAAGTTAACAATACATTCCTGCCAAGCCATTTCAACCaaagaaacagtattttaagtgggaattttaaaggaaatactaCCCAAGTGAATTTTGCTAGACACCATTTATCTCAGGTGCCTTAAAAAGTATTCCAAGTTTACCTTAGTAAATGTTTAATATTCTTCATTgctgttttttttattattattttattagaaGCCAAGGCCTTTATTAATGACctgaaatgctttaaaactgCATAactaaaagagggaaaaaagtgaagagaATGTAcgaaaaaattaaaagccacaAATTAACTGCATgtgccttaaaaataaataaataaagagataATACTGTAGCTTCAAACATTCCTGGTGCATGCTTGACCATCCTTTAATATGGAATAGTTCCTCTaaacttcatttttgtttttaaaaaacgGGAATAAGTGCAAGAGAGGGGATCCACGGGagttttacaattttttttttttttaatgcacaaagGAAATGCAATATTTTCAGCATTACCCCTCCAAGTGCCTTTTTTATTGATGATTTTGTAAAGTATGTGGacataatgtaaatatttttatttttatatgattGAATGTGTTATGTATGAAAGCAAATTGTTGCCCATAGCAGCGTCTATAGATAACTTGAAGAAAGTGTGAAGTGAAATTGATGTTGTTTTCTAGCCACTTTTTtacaataaacatttttaagtaaGATTTCTGTTGTTTGGTCTAATTAAACAGCTGTGTGCACGCTTTGGAACATAGAAAAATATGAAGGTCTCTTCATGACCAAATGAAGATAAAAGTGAATTTCAGATGTGAAGACTTACTCCACAAGTTCTAAGCATTAGAAAGGCATATATacattgcattttaaaagactttACACCTTACAGTGCATTTTCTAATTCGTGTTTTAAAACACTTGCTTTTCTCCTACTTTTAACACTATGACAACAtggtgaaatatattttatcaaaAAGAGTTAAGAGTAATGcatttctcttgcattttaaCAGATGAAAGGATGCTATTAGAGAGGCCTTATAGTACTTTCCCTGAGACTTTCGCATCAGGAAACATGGGCCTGATCCAAAACTCATTAAAGTCAGTGGAGCCTTACAGGAGTTCAGCGATGTTTGCATGATGCTCTTTTAAAGTAGTAGTCAAGTCACAGTACAATATACTTTATATGGCAATTTCAAGATGATTAAaggtattttattaaaatgtattataGATCAGAACTGCCAAGTGAATGCATTACAACTGTATATCAGCTAATATATcacaggaaataaattattctgtaataaaaagtagaaatcttttttcttcGGGTGATTTGACTAAGCACTCCAAGACCTGAACTACATGAAAGTATTACAACTTCAACAAATCATGTCTCATCATTACTGACTGGTGTGAAACAACACCATTTTCAACTTTTAGCAAAGTGCAAAGCTAGAGAACAGACAAGCACCAGCTGGCATCCAGTCTGAAAACCCCTACATCCACACTAGGGCACCAACCGGAACAAGTgatagcaaaaataaaattccaacaCTTCCAAGAACATTACTGATGTGTAAACACAAGGTGAACATTTATTGGAAAAGAGTATGTTTCAGCAAAATAGTCCAATAGGTCATACATGCCTTCTGTCTCCCGCAGCCCAGTTCTGGAGGACGGCTTCAGCAGGACTGCACTGGAATAATGCAGGCAATAGGCAGAAGTCTTGCAccttttctccacagaaattACGATACTGAAATACAAAGCTCAAATGAAGCTTTCATATTCTCCAAACATTATAGCAAGGATTCCCTAGGAGCTGCtagatttttgatttttttttttttttttttttttcttcaggaaatagCTGAAGAGTTCAAGAAAGATAGGCTTAGTGGGAATTTGTGAGGTAACATTTCAAAATGAACACATGAAGGCATCAAATATCCTTGAAAAGTTTCATGTGGTTTCTCTATTGATTTGCACTTCCATGTCATTCTCTTTGAAGTTTGtaggctccagcagctctttgtgCAGCTCCTTCTTCCCATAGCAAAGTTTACTGGGGTATGAGTAAAGCTCTGGCAGTCAACAGCTATTTGTACTGTTCTAGGTTTgctctcctgtgctgtgccacaAAGATGTTTCCATTGTTTGAATTCACACTTTAAACTCTCTACACCCATAGTAAATTAAATAGTATAAGAGCTTGACTTCTTGAGTGGAAATGCTACTGCTGTCCTCAAGGGAAATCAGATGAAAACTTCATCAAAATACAGTATGCTAAACCAAACACAAGTGGAACTGGTCTGATTTGGAGATGACAATTAAGATATGCTACTTTGCATGCCTGTAACACCTGTACTCATAAAATACAAAGATGGGAAAGGCTAGAAGCTCTTTTGGCTCATCTTTGTAATTGAAACAGAGCACCCTATCACAGATCCCAGCTCTCTGTCCAGTTGCAGCATAAACTTCCCAAGCAGCtaaatttctctgcttttcctgtgtgACTGCTTTCTATTCCCTGTCAAGACTTTCTCTAAAACATATCCCATTAATTGTTTTACCTCATTACCTTAGAAATGCCCTTCTGCACCTGCACAAGCTATTTATCAATGtaaattttattctgttctgAGCTGCTTGTTGATGACTCCTATGACTTTCTCAACACACAATGGAGAAAATCCCTCCAAGGTCAATCTGCCCATTGAATCTCTTTGTCCATTGCAACATTTTTCACAAGGCATCTCTTATTCTACATCCAAATAatcttttaaacttttaaaatctttcttagGAAAGCGTGGTTCATGTACTCTGAATGTCTTCATTGCTTCTTTTCTGAAATCTGTcacattttaactttttttttctttacagaatgTGGTCCGGGTCCTTGCTTTAGGATGTTCTGTCAACCTACTTTCAATGTTCCTTTCAGTGTTCCGAGAAGAGCGGAACCACCTCAGCACTTGTGAAGTTACAAGTTAAATATGTGAATTTCTCAAGGCTGAAGGCAATAATTGATTCACTTTGGTTTCCGCGTCTTTCTTCTCTTGCTTCTGTGCGGGCATGCTTTTCACTTCAGAGGCTGCAGAATGGAGGGAGGTGCGCATGAAATGAAGACAGAACAAAGTACACTCTTGGACTCAAAGCACTGCAATTATCCTACCATGTAATGCAGAGTTAGGAGAAGCATGTTATACACTCACCAAAGGGTTAAAAGAAGTGCCTCTCAGATTAAGGCACCatgaaattttcttctgtattttgctCGATTATTTGGATTATTATAGTTCCTGTTGTCATTAAGAAAACTCAGGGCCTATTACTCTAAGCCccataaaatcataaaaatgaaacaccGTAAAGATCCcataatttgaattaaaaagaaaacaatgggAAACCTGGTAATTTAATTCTGATGTCTTGTGCTACAGTTCATTTCCCCTGCcacaaaataaatcaatgtttaatttgaaaacatatttttattcttgaaTAAGACATTTTCAGTTGCAAGTATTATTGCTTTAGAAATAATGGGTTTACTAGTCGTCCCaagtgtttggttttgtctCTTTGAAGTAAGTGTTCTAAAAGTAAAATCTGGAAGTTTATACGAATTATAACTCCAGTTCACAGAAATATGAGTAGAAGGTGGGAAGTGTACTCCAACCTGCGTATATTGTAGCACCAAATGATAGGTGCAAGAAGTAAGAACAGATTGTTCTGGTTAATCatgaatcatggaatgattgAGGTGGGAAATCACCTCTGCATATGGACTAGTCCAAccctcctgctcagagcagggtcagGAAAGCAGTTTATCCAGGACTGTGTTCAGATGGGGTTTTGATATCTCAAAAAATGGAGACTCCATGACCTCTCcaggcaacctgtgccagtatTCAGACACCCTTAAAGTACCAAAGGGgtttttcttgcatttaaatggaattttttgtGCTTCAGATGGTGTGcactgcctcttgtcctgtcacttgcaGGACTCCCTCACATCAGGAATTTATACACATTAATAAGATCTTCCTTGAGCTTTATCTTTTCAAGTTGTCTCGGTGACTCCAATATTAGAGATGCTCCTTCACAGGACTCTAGTATTCTCATCTCAGCCTTGTACCGGTGAGCCCAGAACTGAACCCAAAGCTGCAGATGGGCtgcaccagtgctgagcagaggttGAAATACCATTCAGTTCCCCTTGGGAGGCTGACAGGATGCATAAAATTTTTGGGAACAGCCAAAACagtagaaaagaaacaaaaaatgataCTTGCATTCTCTGTTGCATCTTCCCAAAAATTTTCATTCATTCCAAATTCATACAAAGTTCTCAGGAACCTTGAAGGTTGTGGAGTCTGGGACTTTGTTTTCCAGGGACAGCAAGAATTGCCCTGTCCCGTTGCAAACTGCAGCATAAGGATGCCTCAGCCAAACCAGACtagagataaaaaataaaaataaaaaaataaatacataaaaattaaaaaaaaaagtagaattaaTAAGTGCATAAAGGTGTTTTTACATGTTCAGCAGTTTGGTCACCTTGTTCCCCTTCACTTACATTTCCAATACTTCGAGAATGCCATCCAAAccaatgtttgggtttttttcttcttctggtgCACTCACCATTTTGGGTACAAAAACATAAGGCTCATGCATGGCCTTCCTTCTTTTGTTCTCCCCACATCTCTGCAAGACAAAAGTTATGCAAAAGTTGCTTTCTGTTACATCTGTCACCTTTACCTGGGAATTGAATATTCCCATCTCTTGCTTGTGTACCTCTTTGGTCTACTGTCCATGCATACACTAAGAAACTGAAAGGATGAAGGCCACAGGCAGCCCTTGCTAAGAAGGAATAAAAGACCTTTTATATCTTTCagttatactttttttttttttttttttttgtagaaagaggacatggaaaacaggaatCACATGAATACCACTCAAATTCACATGTTTCCAATATTTTTAGTAGCATTCACTCTGTAAACTTGGAAGAGCAACCAAGGTACATGCAGATATACACACTTCTTTTTCACACATGTAGACATAGAGCCTCACATTTAAACACACAAATACAttcactgcagccctggcttGGGGGATCTACTTCAGAAAATCCTTCAGAGAGGTCTCTCATTTTGTTGCTAGAGCACcccttaatttaaaaagtggATTTAAGTGCAAACACAAGGGTGCTGTCTAGCAGGGTAAAGGCAAAAGAGGGTATTCCTCAAGCTGTTTGTCCATCCACCCGGCATAGGATGCTGCACATTCTGGATCAGAATAGTTTCCTAGAAGtttatctttattttacttATCCTATAAGACCGAGCCTTTTGCCTAACCAAAGGAGACTACTGAAAGCCTTTCTTCACTTTGAAAAGCCCCTACATTCTCCTTACCTCCCATGTTTCAGCACATTCCATTACTGCTTTCTCTGCCTTGCATGGGAATCATCTCCTTCCCAGATGTGTCTAACAGGGAATCAGAGTCAGGGGATCACGGATCTTTTAATGCTAGAGAGATGTGGGCATTGCTGTGGCTTCTACACAGCCCCAGACATGGGTCTGAACAACAAATATTCCATGCTGGGCCATCAAAAGGCAGCAGCCCCTGACCATCACCTCTCCACACCTTTTCTAAGCCAGACCTGGCAATGCAGGAGCTTGGCTAACTGATCCCTCTCAGGGAAGTGTCTGCATCTCACTGAGTCCAATGGGCTCCCAGTACAAGCTCTGAACATCAGAGTACCATCAGACATCTGCTAAGTCACTAATAAGAAGCAGTTAAAGTATAAAGTTGCACTGCAATTAGCTCAGATTTTGCACATGTCCCTAAACCAAAGAAAATTCCTTTGAATGTAACCTGCCCTCTCATGTGGGCTGGCAGATCATCCACAGCTGACAATGAATAAAGAGTTGGAAGAATTAAAAGTGACATTTATTAAGTCActtcagtgaaaattaaatgaaaaacaatcagCAACTCAAAGTAATAATATTATGCATAAAAGACTAATAAAAATCCCCTCATCTCAGTTAAAGCTTCATTGTATTTGGCATTaagtcattaatttttttacatttttaagcaTTATAAAAAGGTATTTTGCAAGACAGTTCACCCA
This window harbors:
- the SNAI2 gene encoding zinc finger protein SNAI2; protein product: MPRSFLVKKHFNSSKKPNYSELDTHTVIISPYLYESYPVPIIPQPEILSSVAYNPITVWTTTGLLPSPLPSDLSPLSGYPSSLGRVSPPPPSDTSSKDHSGSESPISDEEERIQSKLSDPHAIEAEKFQCSLCNKTYSTFSGLAKHKQLHCDAQSRKSFSCKYCDKEYVSLGALKMHIRTHTLPCVCKICGKAFSRPWLLQGHIRTHTGEKPFSCPHCNRAFADRSNLRAHLQTHSDVKKYQCKNCSKTFSRMSLLHKHEESGCCVAH